In Archangium violaceum, the following are encoded in one genomic region:
- the mdh gene encoding malate dehydrogenase, with protein MAHTKKKIGLIGGGQIGGNLALLAVQKSLGDVVLYDIPVAEGMVKGKALDINQLAAVDGYDCRVTGSTDWKDVAGSDVVIITAGVPRKPGMSREDLLEVNLKIMRDVAANIKQHCPNAFVINVANPLDAMVFALQKISGLPKNMVVGMAGVLDTSRFKCFIAEALGCSIRDVEALVLGGHGDDMVPLVRHSTVGGVPLTQLIAKEKLDAIIDRTRKGGAELVNLYKTGSAYFAPASSSIAMAESYLLDRKRVLPAAALLEGQYGINGYFFGVPTQIGAGGVEKIIEVQLNDAEKAELNKSFESVKKTVGEVKL; from the coding sequence ATGGCTCACACCAAGAAGAAGATTGGACTCATCGGCGGCGGTCAGATCGGCGGAAACCTGGCCCTGCTCGCGGTGCAGAAGTCGCTCGGCGACGTCGTCCTCTACGACATCCCCGTGGCCGAGGGCATGGTCAAGGGCAAGGCGCTGGACATCAACCAGCTCGCCGCCGTGGACGGCTACGACTGCCGCGTCACCGGCTCCACCGACTGGAAGGACGTGGCTGGCTCGGACGTGGTCATCATCACGGCCGGCGTGCCCCGCAAGCCGGGCATGAGCCGCGAGGACCTGCTCGAGGTCAACCTGAAGATCATGCGGGACGTGGCTGCCAACATCAAGCAGCACTGCCCCAACGCCTTCGTCATCAACGTGGCCAACCCCCTGGACGCCATGGTGTTCGCGCTCCAGAAGATCTCTGGCCTGCCCAAGAACATGGTCGTCGGCATGGCGGGCGTGCTCGACACCAGCCGCTTCAAGTGTTTCATCGCCGAGGCGCTCGGCTGTTCCATCCGCGACGTCGAGGCCCTGGTGCTCGGCGGCCACGGTGACGACATGGTGCCCCTGGTTCGCCACAGCACCGTGGGCGGCGTGCCCCTCACCCAGCTGATCGCCAAGGAGAAGCTGGACGCCATCATCGACCGCACCCGCAAGGGCGGCGCCGAGCTGGTGAACCTCTACAAGACGGGCAGCGCCTACTTCGCTCCCGCCTCCAGCTCCATCGCCATGGCGGAGAGCTACCTGCTCGACCGCAAGCGCGTGCTGCCGGCCGCCGCCCTGCTCGAGGGGCAGTACGGCATCAACGGCTACTTCTTCGGCGTTCCCACGCAGATCGGCGCGGGCGGCGTGGAGAAGATCATCGAGGTGCAGCTCAACGACGCCGAGAAGGCCGAGCTCAACAAGTCCTTCGAGTCGGTGAAGAAGACCGTCGGCGAAG